A portion of the Rhodopseudomonas sp. BAL398 genome contains these proteins:
- a CDS encoding putative hydro-lyase, translating to MTVFVAEPQVHSAKAQLPSHQARLAYRAGLAESTAGVAPGFVQGNLTILPEQQAAAFHRFCQLNPKPCPIIGMSDVGDPKIPSLGLDLDIRTDVPRYRVWRDGELIEEPLDIMAHWRDDLVAFVLGCSFSFEEALMADDLPIRHIEEKVRVPMYRTNIACAPAGPFAGPMVVSMRPLTPKDAIRAVQITSRFPSVHGAPVHLGLPQSIGISDLAKPDYGDAVTIADDEIPVFWACGVTPQAVIAAARVPFAITHAPGLMLVTDLKNKHLAVL from the coding sequence ATGACCGTTTTTGTGGCAGAACCTCAGGTCCACAGCGCTAAAGCGCAATTGCCGTCGCATCAGGCCCGGCTCGCTTACCGCGCGGGCCTCGCCGAATCCACCGCCGGCGTGGCACCAGGCTTCGTACAGGGCAATCTGACCATCCTGCCGGAGCAACAGGCGGCGGCGTTTCATCGCTTCTGCCAGCTCAATCCGAAGCCGTGCCCGATCATCGGCATGTCCGATGTCGGCGATCCGAAGATCCCCTCGCTCGGCCTCGATCTCGACATCCGCACCGACGTGCCGCGTTACCGGGTATGGCGCGACGGCGAATTGATCGAGGAGCCGCTCGACATCATGGCGCATTGGCGCGACGATCTGGTCGCCTTCGTGCTCGGCTGCTCATTCTCTTTCGAGGAAGCGCTGATGGCCGACGACCTGCCGATCCGCCACATCGAAGAGAAGGTGCGCGTGCCGATGTACCGCACCAACATCGCCTGCGCGCCGGCCGGTCCGTTCGCCGGGCCGATGGTGGTGTCGATGCGGCCGCTGACGCCGAAGGACGCGATTCGCGCGGTGCAGATCACTTCGCGATTTCCCTCGGTGCATGGCGCGCCGGTGCATCTCGGTCTGCCGCAATCGATTGGCATCAGCGATCTGGCGAAGCCGGATTATGGTGACGCCGTGACGATTGCCGACGATGAGATTCCCGTGTTCTGGGCTTGCGGTGTCACGCCGCAAGCGGTGATCGCCGCGGCGCGCGTGCCGTTCGCGATCACCCACGCGCCTGGATTGATGCTTGTCACCGACCTCAAGAACAAGCACCTTGCCGTTCTTTGA